A window of the Amycolatopsis solani genome harbors these coding sequences:
- a CDS encoding GDSL-type esterase/lipase family protein, which produces MKLSRPRSPRLRWTAALAVALSVTGAAAGPVSAAPNTPGPDVDTKVVAPSKVAARSVAPSERAGTLAAGWERSTDRAWTTSGDADGFHLLVADEAKAYEWRTVATLAEPGFDTDMWIGNICVTGSAHRAVVAYAPRTFTNKTELFDRGAFTAVVDLDTGSVRKLPIRTSLAYFNPSCGVGDTAVLTQAGDEDLGKTRLLRLDAASGKIAAPVDVAGQLTSAVPTVHGLIGATTDALVRVTDQGVLQRVAPASGVPYALAADADGGVVYLDHDGTENVKARRAVIGGDGSVRTQTLATGRRTALGVTSGRGGRVYVTGEKKTTGATLPAAVSLLDVTKDATVSTEGRLAVTDVARQGVPDPRVAPADPEAAQAVNITATVLTNHKQITLAAETDAAPAAGRESSPGAGVPARATTNGSPTDPSDLDDRYCSVPRNDPRNQAMQPKPRQVEWAVDQALHGALTVQRPANWKNLGMPAYTPQGLFPKVDLAGGGFVPAQVMLGITAQESNMWQAARSSVPGTTGNPLIGNYYGINYYNGTETDDWTIDWAKADCGYGVTQVTDHMRLAGREKGPEDTAWPYQTQRAVALDFAANIAAGAQILSNKWNEVRAANLIVNNGDVSHLENWFFAIWAYNSGFHPASGSAPWGLGWGNNPANPRFPASRQPFLETTYADAAHPQDWPYPEKVLGWAGHPPNLIETPGTMIAGFRPSWWLNDSLRASVKPPVNQFCDASNDCHPGEKNLPDYAGTGPDDPNNVVGEPAGPCAHKTGTKFDLKCWYHQSNSWKADCNSSCGFEVLRFDPGYAYQEDADSYPPNCSTAGLPSNALIIDDANGAPPVRNNCAQTWTNAGTFQLSYSDDGTGHYPGKVDTHQFGGGFGGHFYFSHTRRFDVEGGRVKATGTWSLTNPLNAWARLMVHLPDVGAQTQQARYDINLGDGQSRHRYVNQQIQRNGWVSVGVYPFAGRPSVTMSSQTEDGTGDLDVAWDAIAFQPLPGKPVNIVAALGDSYSSGEGAGNYAKESDANHGNAEWNACRRSANAWPRKMVIPGSGGALGTLADQWNTNNELGFVACSGAWTWNVSGRWNGSGTVPTSWQQPEKYETGEGQFHEINQVKSGVLTPETTLVTLSIGGNDEGAFTSALTDCAGLGDCADDSDYLPKYKTIFDRTKTRIADTIRAIHTEAPNARIVLVAYPEPLSRTVKCAGSLYFDLTEAHAIAELTGYVRDKEAEVVNQLRGEGIAIDSADPINDFVGHSGCDDPEWINKIVVGPNGEGDFHVGDKPSQACIAAAGACLSREMFHPNSDGTTGYAHLMEKRFAEIHYPG; this is translated from the coding sequence GTGAAACTCAGTCGCCCACGTTCGCCACGACTCAGATGGACGGCCGCGCTCGCGGTCGCGCTGTCGGTCACCGGTGCCGCCGCCGGGCCGGTCTCGGCCGCGCCGAACACGCCTGGCCCGGACGTCGACACCAAGGTCGTGGCCCCATCGAAGGTCGCCGCTCGCAGCGTTGCACCCAGCGAGCGGGCAGGCACGCTTGCCGCCGGCTGGGAACGTTCCACCGACCGGGCCTGGACGACCAGCGGTGACGCTGACGGCTTCCACCTCCTGGTCGCCGACGAAGCCAAGGCGTACGAGTGGCGGACGGTCGCCACACTCGCCGAGCCGGGCTTCGACACCGACATGTGGATCGGCAACATCTGCGTGACCGGGTCGGCCCACCGCGCGGTCGTCGCCTACGCGCCGCGCACGTTCACCAACAAGACCGAACTCTTCGACCGCGGCGCCTTCACCGCCGTGGTCGACCTCGACACCGGCTCGGTACGGAAGCTGCCGATCCGGACCAGCCTCGCCTATTTCAACCCGTCGTGCGGGGTCGGCGATACGGCCGTTCTCACCCAGGCCGGCGACGAAGACCTCGGGAAGACGAGGCTGCTGCGCTTGGACGCGGCCTCCGGCAAGATTGCCGCGCCGGTCGACGTCGCCGGACAGCTGACTTCGGCGGTGCCCACCGTGCACGGCCTGATCGGCGCGACTACCGACGCTCTCGTCCGCGTCACTGACCAGGGTGTCCTGCAACGGGTCGCGCCGGCCTCCGGCGTGCCCTACGCGCTGGCGGCCGACGCCGACGGCGGGGTCGTCTACCTCGACCACGACGGGACGGAGAACGTCAAGGCGCGGCGAGCCGTGATCGGCGGTGACGGTTCGGTGCGCACGCAGACGCTCGCCACCGGACGGCGGACCGCGCTGGGCGTGACTTCGGGTCGCGGCGGCCGCGTCTACGTGACCGGCGAGAAGAAGACGACCGGGGCGACGCTGCCCGCCGCCGTCTCGCTGCTCGACGTCACCAAGGACGCGACCGTATCCACCGAAGGCAGGCTGGCGGTAACCGACGTCGCCCGGCAGGGGGTGCCTGATCCGCGGGTGGCGCCGGCCGACCCCGAGGCCGCCCAAGCTGTGAACATCACCGCCACGGTGCTGACGAACCACAAGCAGATCACCCTTGCGGCCGAAACGGACGCCGCGCCCGCGGCCGGTCGGGAGAGCAGCCCCGGTGCCGGGGTGCCGGCTCGGGCGACCACCAACGGCAGCCCCACCGATCCGTCCGATCTGGACGACCGTTACTGCAGCGTGCCCCGCAACGACCCGCGGAACCAGGCGATGCAGCCGAAGCCGAGGCAGGTCGAATGGGCCGTCGACCAGGCACTCCACGGCGCCCTGACCGTCCAGCGACCGGCGAATTGGAAAAACCTCGGCATGCCGGCCTACACGCCTCAAGGCCTGTTCCCGAAGGTCGACCTGGCCGGTGGTGGGTTCGTGCCCGCGCAGGTCATGCTGGGCATCACGGCGCAGGAGTCGAACATGTGGCAGGCCGCGCGGTCCTCGGTACCGGGGACCACGGGCAATCCTCTGATCGGCAACTACTACGGGATCAACTACTACAACGGCACCGAGACCGACGACTGGACGATCGACTGGGCGAAGGCCGACTGCGGGTACGGCGTCACCCAGGTGACCGACCACATGCGACTGGCCGGCCGGGAGAAGGGGCCGGAGGACACCGCATGGCCGTATCAGACGCAGCGTGCCGTGGCGCTGGACTTCGCCGCCAACATCGCGGCGGGCGCCCAGATCCTCTCGAACAAATGGAATGAGGTCCGCGCCGCGAACCTGATCGTCAACAACGGGGACGTATCCCACCTCGAGAACTGGTTCTTCGCCATCTGGGCCTACAACTCCGGCTTCCACCCCGCGTCGGGTTCCGCGCCGTGGGGCCTCGGCTGGGGCAATAACCCCGCGAACCCGCGCTTCCCCGCCAGTAGGCAGCCGTTTCTCGAGACCACCTACGCCGACGCGGCACACCCGCAGGACTGGCCGTACCCGGAGAAGGTGCTGGGCTGGGCCGGGCACCCACCCAACCTGATCGAAACACCGGGCACGATGATCGCCGGGTTCCGGCCCTCGTGGTGGCTCAACGACAGTCTGCGGGCCTCGGTCAAGCCGCCGGTGAACCAGTTCTGCGACGCCAGCAACGACTGTCATCCGGGTGAGAAGAACCTGCCGGACTACGCCGGTACCGGCCCGGATGACCCGAACAACGTCGTCGGCGAGCCGGCCGGCCCGTGTGCGCACAAGACGGGCACGAAGTTCGACCTCAAGTGCTGGTACCACCAGTCCAACTCGTGGAAGGCGGACTGCAACTCGTCGTGCGGTTTCGAGGTGCTGCGGTTCGATCCCGGCTACGCCTACCAGGAAGACGCCGACAGCTACCCGCCGAACTGCAGCACGGCCGGCCTGCCGTCGAACGCGCTGATCATCGACGACGCCAACGGTGCACCCCCGGTGCGGAACAACTGCGCCCAGACCTGGACCAACGCGGGCACCTTCCAGCTCAGCTATTCCGACGACGGCACCGGGCACTACCCGGGGAAGGTCGACACCCACCAGTTCGGCGGCGGATTCGGCGGCCACTTCTACTTCAGCCACACTCGTAGGTTCGACGTCGAGGGCGGCAGGGTGAAGGCGACCGGAACCTGGTCACTTACGAACCCGCTGAACGCGTGGGCCAGACTGATGGTCCACCTGCCGGACGTCGGCGCGCAGACGCAGCAGGCGCGCTACGACATCAACCTCGGCGACGGGCAGAGCCGGCACCGGTACGTCAACCAGCAGATCCAGCGCAACGGCTGGGTGTCAGTCGGGGTGTACCCGTTCGCCGGGCGGCCGAGCGTCACGATGAGCTCGCAGACCGAGGACGGCACCGGCGACCTGGACGTTGCCTGGGACGCGATCGCGTTCCAGCCGTTGCCCGGTAAGCCGGTGAACATCGTCGCGGCGCTGGGTGACTCCTACTCGTCTGGGGAAGGCGCCGGCAACTACGCGAAGGAGAGCGACGCCAACCACGGCAACGCGGAGTGGAACGCCTGCCGCCGCAGCGCCAACGCCTGGCCACGCAAGATGGTGATCCCCGGCTCGGGCGGCGCGCTGGGCACGCTCGCGGACCAGTGGAACACGAACAACGAACTCGGGTTCGTCGCTTGTTCCGGGGCTTGGACGTGGAACGTCTCCGGGAGGTGGAACGGATCGGGGACGGTGCCGACATCCTGGCAACAGCCGGAGAAGTACGAGACGGGTGAGGGGCAGTTCCACGAGATCAACCAGGTCAAGTCCGGTGTTCTCACACCGGAGACAACCCTGGTGACCTTGTCCATCGGCGGTAACGACGAAGGCGCGTTCACGAGCGCCCTCACGGACTGCGCCGGCCTCGGCGACTGCGCCGATGACAGCGATTACCTGCCGAAGTACAAGACGATCTTCGATCGGACGAAGACGCGGATCGCCGACACCATCCGTGCGATCCACACCGAAGCTCCGAACGCGCGCATCGTGCTGGTGGCGTACCCGGAACCGCTCAGCCGTACGGTCAAGTGTGCCGGTTCTCTGTACTTCGACCTGACCGAGGCCCACGCGATCGCGGAGTTGACCGGCTACGTCCGGGACAAGGAAGCCGAGGTCGTCAACCAGCTGCGAGGCGAGGGCATCGCGATCGACTCGGCTGATCCGATCAACGATTTTGTCGGACACAGCGGGTGCGACGACCCCGAGTGGATCAACAAGATCGTCGTGGGCCCCAACGGGGAGGGCGACTTCCATGTCGGTGACAAGCCCTCACAGGCCTGCATCGCGGCCGCCGGAGCCTGTCTGAGCCGCGAGATGTTCCACCCTAATTCGGACGGTACGACGGGCTATGCTCACCTGATGGAGAAGCGGTTTGCCGAGATCCACTACCCGGGCTGA
- a CDS encoding transglycosylase domain-containing protein: MRKADGLFKLIGLCLLAGVLVAGMLFPVVGAAGVMSNQASETVEKTSSDLADIPPPLVTTVTDSTGKPIATLYDQYRLPITPDQINEATKWALVSVEDKRFYDHHGVDWQGTLRAAVSNSTGADTQGASTLTQQYVKNYLINVVYRTDPVGQKKAQEQSIARKLKEARIAIQLETKLSKQQILAGYLNIVEFSRQIYGIGAAAHAYFNTTPEKLTVPQAALLAGLVNNPINNDPWKHADKATARRNLVLDRMVENKKLAKADADRFKGEPLGVVPDFPAKPPANCIGAGPESGFFCQYVEDYLLKSGMTKDQLYTGGYTIKSTLDERANHEAKVSAEAQVDKTQKYVANTLSLIRPGKNRHEVVALAANRDYGQDPDAGQTTYALPAGVYNTGGAGSTYKIFTSAAALEKGVAGIYSPVQVPDSYTSHVFQGGAKTCPKTGPPANSNWYCVGNAGDYSRIAEGATLQTALATSPNTAFVELEDRLGSTAPGIDMAKRLGMRDTMASNIGGGPVDPKSTDDKKSQTQAEYYGPKPGWPGFGAFTLGFSPLSGLELGNVAATILSGGVWCPPTPIAGVSDRNGQPVPVKEAPCEQAVPEGLANTLAVGMSKDDQPGGTSAAAASAVGWNRPIIGKTGTTQGNVSATFVGGTPQLAGAAMTFKFGGGQGGICDAGPGNVRVCGTGNIFGGKAPARTWFGAMKNIMDASQPVMQLPPPDPQYMGGGAR; the protein is encoded by the coding sequence GTGCGAAAAGCGGATGGTTTGTTCAAGCTCATCGGCCTCTGCCTGCTCGCCGGGGTGCTCGTCGCCGGCATGCTCTTCCCGGTCGTGGGGGCGGCCGGTGTCATGTCCAACCAAGCGAGCGAGACGGTGGAGAAGACGTCGTCCGATCTCGCCGACATCCCGCCGCCGCTGGTGACGACGGTCACCGACAGCACCGGCAAGCCGATCGCGACCCTGTACGACCAGTACCGGCTGCCGATCACGCCGGACCAGATCAACGAAGCCACGAAGTGGGCGCTCGTCTCGGTCGAGGACAAGCGGTTCTACGACCACCACGGCGTCGACTGGCAGGGCACGCTGCGCGCGGCCGTCAGCAACAGCACCGGCGCGGACACCCAGGGCGCCTCGACGCTGACCCAGCAGTACGTCAAGAACTACCTGATCAACGTCGTCTACCGGACCGACCCGGTCGGCCAGAAGAAGGCCCAGGAGCAGTCGATCGCCCGCAAGCTCAAGGAAGCGCGGATCGCGATCCAGCTCGAGACGAAGCTGAGCAAGCAGCAGATCCTCGCCGGCTACCTCAACATCGTCGAGTTCTCCCGGCAGATCTACGGCATCGGCGCCGCCGCGCACGCGTACTTCAACACCACGCCGGAGAAGCTGACCGTGCCGCAGGCCGCGCTGCTGGCCGGCCTGGTGAACAACCCGATCAACAACGACCCGTGGAAGCACGCGGACAAGGCGACCGCGCGCCGCAACCTGGTGCTCGACCGGATGGTGGAGAACAAGAAGCTGGCGAAGGCCGACGCCGACCGCTTCAAGGGCGAGCCGCTGGGCGTGGTGCCGGACTTCCCGGCGAAGCCGCCGGCCAACTGCATCGGCGCCGGCCCGGAGTCCGGGTTCTTCTGCCAGTACGTCGAGGACTACCTGCTCAAGTCCGGGATGACGAAGGACCAGCTCTACACCGGCGGCTACACGATCAAGAGCACGCTGGACGAGCGCGCCAACCACGAGGCGAAGGTCTCGGCGGAGGCGCAGGTCGACAAGACCCAGAAGTACGTCGCGAACACGCTGTCGCTGATCAGACCGGGGAAGAACCGGCACGAGGTGGTCGCGCTGGCCGCGAACCGGGACTACGGCCAGGACCCGGACGCCGGCCAGACGACGTACGCGCTGCCCGCGGGCGTCTACAACACCGGCGGCGCGGGGTCGACGTACAAGATCTTCACCTCGGCCGCGGCACTCGAGAAGGGCGTGGCGGGTATCTACTCGCCGGTGCAGGTGCCGGACTCGTACACCTCACACGTCTTCCAAGGTGGCGCGAAGACCTGCCCGAAGACCGGTCCGCCCGCCAACTCGAACTGGTACTGCGTCGGAAACGCGGGCGACTACAGCCGGATCGCCGAGGGTGCGACCCTCCAGACCGCGCTGGCGACTTCGCCGAACACGGCGTTCGTGGAGCTGGAGGACCGGCTCGGCAGCACCGCACCCGGGATCGACATGGCCAAGCGGCTCGGTATGCGCGACACGATGGCGAGCAACATCGGTGGCGGCCCGGTCGACCCCAAGTCCACCGACGACAAGAAGAGCCAGACCCAGGCCGAGTACTACGGCCCGAAGCCGGGTTGGCCGGGCTTCGGTGCGTTCACCCTGGGCTTCAGCCCGCTCAGCGGCCTGGAACTCGGCAACGTCGCCGCGACGATCCTCTCCGGCGGCGTCTGGTGCCCGCCGACCCCGATCGCTGGGGTGAGCGACCGCAACGGCCAGCCGGTGCCGGTCAAGGAAGCGCCGTGTGAGCAGGCGGTACCGGAAGGTCTGGCGAACACCCTCGCCGTCGGCATGAGCAAGGACGACCAGCCCGGCGGTACGTCGGCGGCCGCGGCGAGCGCGGTCGGCTGGAACCGGCCGATCATCGGCAAGACGGGCACGACCCAGGGCAACGTCTCGGCGACGTTCGTCGGCGGCACCCCGCAGCTGGCGGGAGCGGCGATGACGTTCAAGTTCGGCGGCGGCCAGGGCGGTATTTGCGACGCGGGTCCGGGCAACGTCCGGGTCTGCGGCACCGGAAACATCTTCGGTGGCAAGGCCCCGGCGCGGACGTGGTTCGGCGCGATGAAGAACATCATGGACGCGAGCCAGCCAGTGATGCAGCTACCGCCACCGGATCCGCAGTACATGGGCGGCGGGGCCCGTTAG
- a CDS encoding WhiB family transcriptional regulator, whose protein sequence is METNQSSWRINASCRDADPDGLFVRGAEQNRAKAVCLGCPVRTECLAEALDGRINFGVWGGMTERERRALLRRRPDVESWADLLEAAKRDALERVEVG, encoded by the coding sequence ATGGAAACCAACCAGTCGAGCTGGCGAATCAACGCGTCCTGCCGGGACGCCGATCCGGACGGCCTGTTCGTCCGGGGTGCCGAGCAGAACCGGGCCAAGGCCGTGTGCCTCGGCTGCCCGGTCCGCACGGAATGCCTCGCCGAAGCACTCGACGGCCGCATCAACTTCGGGGTCTGGGGTGGCATGACCGAACGGGAACGGCGGGCCTTGCTGCGCCGCCGCCCCGACGTGGAAAGCTGGGCTGACCTGCTGGAAGCGGCCAAGCGCGACGCACTCGAGCGAGTCGAAGTCGGCTGA
- a CDS encoding ArsA family ATPase, with translation MTDIDIDALLDDEESRVIVCCGSGGVGKTTTAAALALRAAERGRQTVVLTIDPARRLAQALGLRELGNHPKQVQVEGFEPKGELWAMMLDMRRTFDDMVRVHAGPERAEALLKNPFYQTISTSFSGTQEYMAMEKLGQLAATGDWDLIIVDTPPSRSALDFLDAPTRLSSALDGRMIRLLTGPAKAGGWGLRKVVNAGFSMFAKAVSTIIGGQLLTDASAFMQAFDSMFGGFRERARKTAELLRSSGTSFLVVAAPEPDALREASYFVERLSAESMPLAGLIANRTHPVLASLSGAEALAAAENLQNAPLAEAVLRLHADRVNLAAREERLLARFTRAHPEVALARVPALAGDVHDLAGLRDIGVKLAS, from the coding sequence GTGACCGACATCGACATCGACGCGCTGCTCGACGACGAAGAAAGCCGCGTGATCGTCTGCTGCGGCTCCGGCGGCGTCGGCAAGACGACGACCGCGGCCGCGCTGGCGCTGCGCGCGGCCGAGCGCGGCCGCCAGACGGTGGTGCTGACCATCGACCCCGCGCGGCGGCTGGCCCAGGCGCTCGGCTTGCGCGAACTCGGCAACCACCCGAAGCAGGTGCAGGTCGAGGGGTTCGAGCCCAAGGGCGAGCTGTGGGCGATGATGCTCGACATGCGCCGCACGTTCGACGACATGGTGCGCGTGCACGCGGGCCCGGAACGCGCCGAGGCACTGCTGAAGAACCCCTTCTACCAGACCATTTCCACGTCGTTCTCCGGCACGCAGGAGTACATGGCGATGGAGAAGCTGGGCCAGCTCGCGGCGACCGGCGACTGGGACCTGATCATCGTGGACACCCCGCCGAGCCGGTCCGCTTTGGACTTCCTGGACGCGCCGACCCGGCTGTCGTCCGCTTTGGACGGACGGATGATCCGGCTGCTGACCGGCCCGGCGAAGGCCGGCGGCTGGGGCCTGCGCAAGGTCGTCAACGCGGGGTTCTCGATGTTCGCGAAAGCGGTGTCGACGATCATCGGCGGCCAGCTGCTGACCGACGCTTCGGCGTTCATGCAGGCCTTCGACAGCATGTTCGGCGGCTTCCGCGAGCGCGCCCGCAAGACGGCGGAGCTGCTGCGCTCGTCCGGGACGTCGTTCCTCGTGGTGGCCGCGCCGGAGCCGGACGCGCTGCGCGAGGCGTCCTACTTCGTCGAGCGGCTGTCGGCGGAGTCGATGCCGCTGGCCGGGCTGATCGCGAACCGGACGCACCCGGTGCTGGCTTCGCTGTCCGGCGCCGAGGCGCTGGCGGCGGCCGAGAACCTGCAGAACGCCCCCTTGGCCGAGGCGGTGCTGCGGCTGCACGCGGACCGCGTCAACCTGGCCGCGCGCGAAGAGCGGCTGCTCGCGCGGTTCACCCGGGCGCACCCCGAGGTGGCGCTGGCCCGGGTGCCCGCGCTCGCCGGTGACGTGCACGACCTGGCGGGCCTGCGCGACATCGGCGTGAAGCTCGCCTCGTGA
- a CDS encoding ArsA-related P-loop ATPase, whose amino-acid sequence MTIPHAGWTDELARARLHFVTGKGGTGKTTLAAALGLALAREGRRVLLIEVEGRQGIAQLFDTEPLPYAEQRIASVPGGGELRALHIDVEAALLEYFEMFYNLGFAGRTLRRMGAIEFATTLAPGLRDVLLTGKIKECVGRTESDGRHTYDAVVVDSPPTGRVVKFLDVTKALTDLAKTGPIRGQAEGVVRLLHSGETVIHLATLLEEMPVRETVEAVAELDGADLRPGAVLVNRVRPPRLPARSVTAAADGRVDASRVRDGLASAGLKLPQETLEALVDETVEHAVRVAAEQRAREQLAEADLPTLELPDLTDGIDVAALYDLAEALTEQGVRL is encoded by the coding sequence GTGACCATTCCCCATGCCGGCTGGACCGACGAGCTTGCCCGCGCCCGGCTGCACTTCGTCACCGGCAAGGGCGGGACCGGCAAGACGACGCTGGCCGCCGCGCTCGGCCTCGCGCTCGCCCGCGAAGGCCGCCGCGTGCTGCTCATCGAGGTCGAGGGCCGCCAGGGCATCGCCCAGCTCTTCGACACCGAGCCGCTGCCCTACGCCGAGCAGCGGATCGCCTCCGTGCCCGGCGGGGGCGAGCTGCGCGCGCTGCACATCGACGTCGAAGCCGCGCTGCTCGAGTACTTCGAGATGTTCTACAACCTGGGTTTCGCCGGCCGGACGCTGCGGCGGATGGGCGCGATCGAGTTCGCGACCACGCTCGCGCCGGGCCTGCGGGACGTCCTGCTCACCGGGAAGATCAAGGAGTGCGTCGGGCGCACCGAGTCCGACGGGCGGCACACCTACGACGCCGTCGTCGTCGACTCGCCGCCGACCGGCCGGGTCGTCAAGTTCCTCGACGTCACCAAGGCCCTCACCGACCTCGCGAAGACCGGCCCGATCCGCGGCCAGGCCGAGGGCGTCGTCCGGCTGCTGCACTCCGGCGAGACCGTGATCCACCTCGCCACGCTGCTGGAGGAGATGCCGGTCCGCGAGACCGTCGAGGCCGTCGCCGAGCTGGACGGCGCCGACCTGCGCCCGGGCGCGGTGCTGGTCAACCGGGTCAGACCGCCGCGGCTGCCCGCCCGTTCGGTGACCGCCGCCGCGGACGGCCGCGTCGACGCCTCCCGCGTCCGCGACGGGCTCGCGTCGGCCGGGCTGAAGCTGCCGCAGGAGACGCTCGAAGCGCTGGTCGACGAGACCGTCGAGCACGCCGTGCGGGTCGCGGCCGAGCAGCGGGCGCGGGAGCAGCTCGCCGAGGCCGACCTGCCCACCCTCGAACTGCCGGACCTGACCGACGGCATCGACGTCGCGGCCCTCTACGACCTGGCCGAGGCCCTCACCGAACAGGGGGTGCGGTTGTGA
- a CDS encoding DUF4177 domain-containing protein: MSATKWEYATVPLLIHATKQILDQWGEDGWELVTVLPNPTGEQHVAYLKRPKG, encoded by the coding sequence ATGAGCGCCACCAAGTGGGAGTACGCGACCGTCCCTCTGCTGATCCACGCGACGAAGCAGATCCTCGACCAGTGGGGCGAGGACGGCTGGGAACTGGTCACCGTGCTGCCGAACCCGACGGGCGAGCAGCACGTCGCGTACCTCAAGCGTCCGAAGGGCTGA
- a CDS encoding RidA family protein, translating to MSWSERLKELGIELPGVAAPLAAYVPAVQSGKHVYTSGQLPFVDGVLAATGKVGAEISPEEAKGHARTSVLNALAAVHALVGIDNVARIVKVVGFVASAEGFTGQPAVVNGASELLGEVFGDAGIHARSAVGVAELPIGSPVEVELIVEVQ from the coding sequence GTGAGCTGGAGCGAACGGCTGAAGGAACTCGGCATCGAGCTGCCCGGCGTGGCCGCTCCGCTGGCCGCCTACGTGCCCGCCGTCCAGAGCGGGAAGCACGTCTACACCTCGGGTCAGCTGCCCTTCGTCGACGGCGTGCTCGCCGCGACCGGCAAGGTCGGCGCCGAGATCAGCCCCGAAGAAGCGAAGGGGCACGCCCGCACGTCGGTGCTCAACGCGCTCGCGGCCGTGCACGCACTGGTCGGCATTGACAACGTCGCGAGGATCGTCAAGGTTGTCGGCTTCGTGGCTTCCGCGGAGGGCTTCACCGGCCAGCCCGCGGTCGTCAACGGCGCGTCCGAGCTGCTCGGCGAGGTCTTCGGCGACGCGGGCATCCACGCCCGCTCGGCCGTCGGCGTCGCGGAGCTCCCCATCGGCTCGCCGGTGGAGGTCGAACTGATCGTGGAGGTGCAGTGA
- a CDS encoding NUDIX hydrolase: MEQPTEFVFDLPVGAGVATRANADGPPVVPKDAATVILVRDGADGVEVFLQHRVKGMPFAGGMTVFPGGGVDQRDADASIAWAGPEPSWWASRFGCDDALARALTCAAVRETFEESGVLLAGSSETVLTDVAPYAAARQALETREVSLAAFLADAGLTLRADLLRPWAHWITPEQEPRRYDTRFYVAKLPEGQQADGATSEAASSGWQRPEEAIADAREGRRMLMPPTWLTLSELAKFATAEDVLNAPREIVRIAPTLVRENDHVRVVLEKR, from the coding sequence GTGGAGCAGCCAACGGAGTTTGTCTTCGACCTCCCCGTCGGTGCCGGGGTAGCCACCCGCGCCAACGCCGACGGGCCGCCTGTCGTCCCCAAGGACGCGGCCACCGTGATCCTGGTCCGGGACGGCGCCGACGGCGTCGAGGTCTTCCTGCAGCACCGGGTCAAGGGCATGCCGTTCGCCGGCGGGATGACCGTGTTCCCCGGCGGCGGGGTCGACCAGCGCGACGCCGACGCGTCGATCGCGTGGGCCGGCCCGGAGCCCTCCTGGTGGGCTTCGCGATTCGGTTGCGACGACGCCCTCGCGCGGGCGCTGACCTGCGCGGCGGTGCGCGAGACGTTCGAGGAGTCCGGCGTGCTGCTCGCGGGCAGCTCGGAGACCGTGCTCACCGACGTCGCGCCGTACGCCGCCGCGCGCCAGGCGCTGGAGACGCGGGAGGTGTCGCTGGCCGCGTTCCTCGCCGACGCGGGCCTGACGCTGCGAGCCGACCTGCTGCGCCCGTGGGCGCACTGGATCACGCCCGAGCAGGAACCGCGCCGCTACGACACCCGGTTCTACGTCGCGAAGCTGCCGGAGGGCCAGCAGGCCGACGGGGCGACGTCGGAGGCGGCGAGCTCCGGCTGGCAGCGTCCCGAGGAGGCGATCGCCGACGCGCGCGAAGGCCGCCGGATGCTGATGCCGCCGACGTGGCTCACGCTGAGCGAGCTCGCGAAGTTCGCGACCGCCGAAGACGTGCTGAACGCGCCGCGCGAGATCGTCCGGATCGCGCCGACGCTGGTCCGCGAGAACGACCACGTCCGCGTCGTGCTGGAGAAGCGATGA
- a CDS encoding MBL fold metallo-hydrolase, whose product MSAPAYGVLRQVTETASVLLENNPSSMTLEGTNSWVLRATPDTPAVVVDPGYRDLEHLELLAGVGAVELVLLTHFHPDHAEGAPWFAERVGAPVRAFGPALCVGASSFEDGEEILAGGLSLRVLHTPGHTDDSVSLVLDGQVLTGDTILGRGTTVLHDLGDYLRSLRKLIELPPGTTGLPGHGPELPDLPATAREYLAHREQRLDQVRSALKTLGTDATPRQVVEVVYADVDRALWVPAELSVQAQLDYLRSEEQG is encoded by the coding sequence ATGAGCGCCCCCGCGTACGGCGTGCTGCGCCAGGTGACCGAGACGGCTTCGGTGCTGCTGGAGAACAACCCGTCGTCGATGACGCTCGAAGGCACCAACAGCTGGGTGCTGCGGGCGACGCCGGACACCCCGGCCGTCGTCGTCGACCCGGGCTACCGCGACCTCGAACACCTCGAGCTGCTGGCCGGCGTCGGCGCGGTCGAGCTCGTGCTCCTCACGCACTTCCACCCCGACCACGCCGAGGGCGCACCGTGGTTCGCCGAGCGCGTCGGGGCGCCGGTGCGGGCGTTCGGCCCGGCGCTGTGCGTCGGCGCGTCGTCCTTTGAGGACGGCGAGGAGATCTTGGCCGGCGGCCTTTCCTTGCGGGTCCTGCACACCCCCGGGCACACCGACGACTCGGTCTCGCTGGTGCTCGACGGCCAGGTGCTGACCGGCGACACCATCCTCGGCCGCGGCACCACGGTGCTGCACGACCTCGGCGACTACCTGCGCTCGCTGCGGAAGCTCATCGAGCTGCCGCCGGGCACGACCGGGCTGCCCGGGCACGGTCCGGAGCTGCCCGACCTGCCGGCTACCGCGCGTGAGTACCTCGCCCACCGGGAACAGCGGCTCGACCAGGTGCGTTCGGCCTTGAAGACGCTGGGGACGGACGCCACCCCGCGCCAGGTCGTCGAAGTCGTGTACGCCGACGTCGACCGGGCGCTGTGGGTGCCTGCGGAACTGAGCGTGCAGGCGCAGCTGGACTACTTGCGGTCGGAGGAACAGGGATGA